A region of the Leucobacter komagatae genome:
ACGAGGGGTTTAGCCGCGCGTTCAGGCGCCACACGGGCGTCGCCCCGTCGCGCTGGGAGTAGGCGCGGGCCGGTGCGCGACGATCGGTCTGCCAGCTATTTGGCGAAGGGATCCGATGCGCTCGCCAGAAGCACCGTGTGCCTGAGCCAGGTCTCGTAGTCGGCGTGGCTCCAGCCCGCTTCCGTGACAAGTTGGCTGTAGCCCTCCGGTGAGAGGACGAACGAGAGCGCGTCTGCTTGCCGCTCGCGGGGTGCTTTGGCCGAAGCCATGCCCCTCCGGCGCAGCTCATCAACGAGCACGAGCATGTCCTCCCGCCTGCGGCTGCGGAGCCCGCCGAGCGTCGAGTGCACCGCGGCGTCGGACGTGGCGGCAGACACCAGCGCGGCCCACAACTGATTGCTGCGCCGGTTTGACTCGGCGACAAAGTGAGTGATGCCGAGAATGTAGCGTTCGTTGTCGCTGTCAGCGGTGATCTCGGCGATTGGTTCGTGGGTGGCGAGCGTGTCTACGCCCTCGGCCCCGGCGAAGCTCAGTTCGAACGCGGCGAACAGCAGGTCACGCTTGGGGCCGTTGGCCTTCAGTGTTCCCAGCGAGACCCCCGCTTCGCGCGCGAGATCCGCGAGCGACGTGCCGTCGTAGCCGGCCGAAGCGAAGAGTTTCGCAGCTGCCCGAACGATCCGTAGTCGCGTCTCGGCGGCCTGCTCGTCACGCAGTGGCGAGCTGTATTTTCGAGCGGCAGATTGGGAGTGAGAAGATGCAGACAATTGACTGACCCTATGGTTTAATGAAATACCTAACGGGCTCCAGCATAGTCGGGACGCCTCCACTCTTCCCTGAAAGGACACCGGTGTTCGCCGTTCTTCTCTGCAGCACTCCCGTTCACGGACACGTGACGCCGCTCCTCGCGGTCGCGCGCCACCTCCACGACAGCGGGCACCGCGTGCGGTTTTTGAGCGGCTCAAAGTATCGCGAAGCGATCGAGGCCACCGGTGCTGAGTTTCTCGCGCTTCCCGCAGACGCCGACTACGACGACGCCGATATGGACGGCGCGTTTCCTGGCCGGGTGGGGCTCACTGGGCCGGCGGGTATCCGCTACGACATCTCCACAATCTTTCTGCGCCCGGCGCTGAGCCAACTCGCTGCGGTCGAGGCCGCGCTCGCCGCGGAAACCACGGACGCTGTGCTGGTGGAGCCGATGTTCATGGGCACGCTCGCGCTTGTGCGGAAGCGTCGGAGCGAGCGGCCGGCGGTGATCTCGCTCGGGATCATTCCCCTCGGGCTTTCGAGCCCAGACACCGCCCCCTACGGGCTCGGCGTCACGCCCATGCGCGGGCCAATCGGGCGTCTTCGAAACTCCGCGCTTCGTTTCTTCGCTCAACGGGCTATCTTCGGCGGGGTGCAGAAGGAAGCTGAGCAACTCATTCTGAGTGCCACCGGTGAACCCCTCGAGGGGTTCTTCATGAACGGGCAGGAGAGTGCCGACGCGATTGTGCAGTTCTCCGTGCCCGGGTTCGAATACCCGCGCTCAGATCTTCCGGCGAACGTCCATTTTGTTGGACCACTGTCACGCACGGTCCCCTCCGGAGGAGTGCTCCCGGAATGGTGGGGCGAACTCGACGGGAGTAGGCCCGTGGTGCACGTGAGCCAAGGTACCGTCGCCAACCGCGACTATTCGCAACTCATCGAACCCGCTGTTGCAGGGCTCGCGGGAGACGATGTGCTTGTCGTGGTATCGACTGGAGGCCGCCCTGTCGATACGCTCCCGTCGCCGCTTCCCGAAAACGTACGCGTCGCCCCGTATCTCCCACACGACAAACTCCTCCCGCTCACAGATGTGTTCGTGAGCAATGGCGGATACGGCGGGGTCCACTACGCGCTTGAGCACGGCGTGCCCCTTGTGGTCGCGGGGAAGACTGAGGACAAGGCCGAGGTGACCGCCCGAGTCGGGTGGAGCGGGGCAGGGATCAACCTCGCAACGGCCGCACCGAAGCCCGAGAAGGTGAGAAAAGCCGTCCTCCGGGTGCTTGCCGACGACAGGTATCGTGCCGCGAGCTCGCGCATAGGCGCCGAGATCGAGGCGTCCGCGGGGCTTCGCGGTCTTGAAGAGGTCATCGTGAAGGTTTCCGCCACGAACGCACCCCCGTCACTCGGTTCGGGGAGTTCAGAATCAAGCTCGACGATTGGATCGTACTGATGTCACGGAGCTACACGTTGCCGCTGAGCATGGCGCTCGTCGTCACTGCGCTGCTGGGCGGAACCGCCCCGGCGATCGCCGATGATGAGGCCGAGGTGCCTCCTGGGGTCACAGCCACCGTTGCGGGCGAAACGGGCCAGCAGATGCCAACGCCAGAAGAACCCGCGCAGCAGGATCTGGCGGAGAACGATCCGTCGCAAGAGGAGCCGGTACCTCCCGTCGAGGAGCAGGCGGTTCTGGCGGAGGCGCAGGCGGACCGCGCCGAGCCGCTCGGGTTCGCCGCGGAAGACACATCAGTGCCCGAGCCGCCGACATTTACTGCCATCGGCGCGCGCGACACTGTCGCGTACTTCAACTGGACGTACGCGGCAGGCGATCCAGCAACATCTGGCAGCGTGCTTGTGACCGTATGGAATGCTGAGACTGGTGGAGAGCCGGTCAAAACCTGCTCAGCGCCTGCGCCAGGGACTTACTGCGAAGTCTACGGCCTGAAGCTGTACCAAAAGTACTGGGTTTCGGTGCAGAGGGTGCAGTTGGACGGCGCGATCTCGGAGCACTCCAAGCGGGAAATGATCGAGCCTAGGAAGGCCCCAGACGGCCCCACTGGCCTTGCGGCCGAAATAGTGGAAGGTCACATCGAGGTGTCGTGGACGAAATCACCTGATCCGATCGACGCGCCGGTCATCCGTTACGACGTGTGGGTCGGCGGCACCGCCCCTGATACCTTTGCCGCCGGCTTCCCAGTCAGCGGGGCTCACAGCTCCGCGTCCATCGATCTCGAGTCTGTTCATTTGCGGCACGTGCGGGGGCACATTCCCTACGTGCGGGTCACCGCTACGAACCTTGTTGGCGACAGCGATTGGCTGAGTTCCCCGCGGGTGGTTCTGACTCAGCGGGTACCCGTCTCTGCTGTCACACCAGCGCTTGGGGCACCGACCTCTATAGCCAACGGGTTCACCGTCAAGCTTTCAAACTTTGATCCCGACGCCAAATATGAAGTGACGACAACCTTTGGAACGGCGAAGCTCGTCGGAGACACGATCACAGTCAGTGGACTTGCGGGTGGCAGCACCGCGGATATCTTCGTCAAGGCCTCCAAAGCAGGTTACTTCAGCGGCTCAGCAACGACGCGCGGGACGGCAGGCTTACCGAATGCCACTCTCCGGATCGACCAACCTGTGCGCACTGCGGATGGCTTCACCGTCAAGATCTTAGACTTTGATCCTCTCTTCGCCTACGACCTGCTGCTCAGACCCGAAACTACCGACGAGCTCACCGCCAAAGTGGTGCGGCAGGGTGACACGATCATTGTCTCGGGTCTCTCAGCAGGCGCCATCGCTTATGTCGGCGTGGACGTTTCTCGTTCCGGCTGGAAATCGCACAGTATGTGGATAGTCGAGTACGCGCTTCTTGCCCCAAGTAGCGTCCCAGCCTTGGTGGGGGATCAGGTTTACCCTGACGGGTTTTCCGCCGTCATCGCAAACTACAACGCGCTGCAGACGTATCGGATAGTAGCGCCTGTCGGGGTGAGCGCGACCCGGGCCGGCGACAGGATTCTGGTGACGGGGCTCGGAGCGAATCAAGAAGCAACGATCCAGGTCTTCTCGCAGTGGCCGGGGCAACGCGAAGCGGAGTCAAGCTTCACGGGACGGTCGGCGAAGAAACCTTCGGTCGAATTCTCCGTCACCGGCGTGACCCCAACGGCGAATGGGTGGACGGCCCGCATCGCTGACTATGCGTCGCTTGCCGGGAACGACACGACGTTCACCGCCGTGACCACCGCGGGCACCGTCAGTGTTGTTGAGGGGGTCGTGGCGGTGACAGGGCTCGCTCCAGACGAGGCGGCCGATGTGACCGTGACGCTCAACCGCACAGACACAGAGCCCTCGACTGCTCGAGCCGGGGGACGGGCGCTTCAGGAGCACACGGTGACGTTTGACGCGGGCCCCGGCACGCCAGCAGTGTCTGCCGCAGCTGTGACGCACGGCTCACCGGCGGAGCCGCCGTCGCCGCCTGTGCGGGAGCGATACGTGTTTACGGGCTGGTTTGCTGACACAGAGTTCACGATGCCCTACGACTTCGATGCGCC
Encoded here:
- a CDS encoding TetR/AcrR family transcriptional regulator, with translation MSASSHSQSAARKYSSPLRDEQAAETRLRIVRAAAKLFASAGYDGTSLADLAREAGVSLGTLKANGPKRDLLFAAFELSFAGAEGVDTLATHEPIAEITADSDNERYILGITHFVAESNRRSNQLWAALVSAATSDAAVHSTLGGLRSRRREDMLVLVDELRRRGMASAKAPRERQADALSFVLSPEGYSQLVTEAGWSHADYETWLRHTVLLASASDPFAK
- a CDS encoding glycosyltransferase — translated: MFAVLLCSTPVHGHVTPLLAVARHLHDSGHRVRFLSGSKYREAIEATGAEFLALPADADYDDADMDGAFPGRVGLTGPAGIRYDISTIFLRPALSQLAAVEAALAAETTDAVLVEPMFMGTLALVRKRRSERPAVISLGIIPLGLSSPDTAPYGLGVTPMRGPIGRLRNSALRFFAQRAIFGGVQKEAEQLILSATGEPLEGFFMNGQESADAIVQFSVPGFEYPRSDLPANVHFVGPLSRTVPSGGVLPEWWGELDGSRPVVHVSQGTVANRDYSQLIEPAVAGLAGDDVLVVVSTGGRPVDTLPSPLPENVRVAPYLPHDKLLPLTDVFVSNGGYGGVHYALEHGVPLVVAGKTEDKAEVTARVGWSGAGINLATAAPKPEKVRKAVLRVLADDRYRAASSRIGAEIEASAGLRGLEEVIVKVSATNAPPSLGSGSSESSSTIGSY
- a CDS encoding InlB B-repeat-containing protein, producing MSRSYTLPLSMALVVTALLGGTAPAIADDEAEVPPGVTATVAGETGQQMPTPEEPAQQDLAENDPSQEEPVPPVEEQAVLAEAQADRAEPLGFAAEDTSVPEPPTFTAIGARDTVAYFNWTYAAGDPATSGSVLVTVWNAETGGEPVKTCSAPAPGTYCEVYGLKLYQKYWVSVQRVQLDGAISEHSKREMIEPRKAPDGPTGLAAEIVEGHIEVSWTKSPDPIDAPVIRYDVWVGGTAPDTFAAGFPVSGAHSSASIDLESVHLRHVRGHIPYVRVTATNLVGDSDWLSSPRVVLTQRVPVSAVTPALGAPTSIANGFTVKLSNFDPDAKYEVTTTFGTAKLVGDTITVSGLAGGSTADIFVKASKAGYFSGSATTRGTAGLPNATLRIDQPVRTADGFTVKILDFDPLFAYDLLLRPETTDELTAKVVRQGDTIIVSGLSAGAIAYVGVDVSRSGWKSHSMWIVEYALLAPSSVPALVGDQVYPDGFSAVIANYNALQTYRIVAPVGVSATRAGDRILVTGLGANQEATIQVFSQWPGQREAESSFTGRSAKKPSVEFSVTGVTPTANGWTARIADYASLAGNDTTFTAVTTAGTVSVVEGVVAVTGLAPDEAADVTVTLNRTDTEPSTARAGGRALQEHTVTFDAGPGTPAVSAAAVTHGSPAEPPSPPVRERYVFTGWFADTEFTMPYDFDAPVTSNLTLHAGWEISTYAVTWNPNRGGAGVPDTVLIEGATLGALPMPVADGAVIREWNTRADGTGLAVRADTVLSEVATETEVALYAIWDVRTLSLTFDPGSSVSSTATAGDTVSLTATANAAFGGTVDVSDEVKISSTVPSDVAAQSRVRVTTAGPRTLTGVFDGATAVATLDVIAGPLGTLTLTPAQGTTDQGGSLDFTVTGADVEGNPVPIAAADVMLSSSVEGDDVDGLRVSFPTAGPRQITAWVAGAGAPPTTADVTVAPRYLVSWDENWKDAAAPESEVVAADRLADLPDPSAAGWVISGWNTSADGSGAFVTTSTPLASVASGPNVTLYAIWERRTLTITPSSSAHVSGSTVDITATANAAFGGTVDVTADVELESSEPTDVVAGSTVAVTVAGPRTFTGEFDGARASAQVDVVAGAVAALTVTPSATTVDRGGRLEFSVAGVDAANNPVEIDPADVTITSDVATDVVDGLTVTFPTASPHVITARVGDVTASVTIEVRGEKTSPEAPGSETPQPGTAEATAARLTETGGGSLAPLAALAPVLLFAGVALVLRRRARNGGN